The sequence CCAGGCCGACGATGCTTCCGCTCGCCAGGTCCAGACGTGGTTGGTAGTGCAGTTCGAGCTCGTCGCGGCGCAGTGCCCGGCGCAGTTCGCTTTCGAGGTCGGCGAGGCTGCGCGCCCCCCGATTTATGCGCTCGTCGAACAGGTGGAAGGTACAGCCCTGGCGAATCTTCGCCTGCTGCATGGCGATGTGCGCATGCCACATCAGGGTGTCGGCGCTGTCGCCAGAACGCGCATGGGCGACGCCCAGGCTGCAACCCAGCAGCAGGCTCTCGCCTTCGACCCAGTAGGGTTCGCCGAGCACTTCGACGATCCGTTCGGCGAGGCGCTCTACGCGAGCGGGATCGCGGCGGGTATCCAGCAGCAGGGCGAATTCGTCGCTGCCCAGGCGCGCCAGGCTGTCGCCGTGCTCCAGCTGCCCTTTCAGGCGCGCCACGACCTGCAGGATCAGGCGATCACCGCCCTGGTGGCCGAGGGCATCGTTGACGTGGCGGAAGTTGTCCAGATCGAGGTGGCCGAGCGCCAGGCCACGCCCCTGGAACTCGGCCAGGCGCGCGGCGAGAAGGGTCTGGAAGCCCTGGCGGTTGGCGATGCCGGTCAGCGGGTCCTGTTCGGCCAGGCGCTGCAGGGTGAACTGCAGGTTCGAGCGCTCACGGGCGTAGCGCAGCGCACGGCGCAGCACTTCGCCGTTGAGGGTCTCGGGCACCAGCCAGTCGGCGACGCCGGCCGGCGCTGTGGCAGGCTCGCGCTCCAGCAGGACGATCATCGGCAGGCCGCACTGGCCGCTGGAGGGCAGCTTGTCCGGGGTGGCCAGCAGCAGGCCGACCTGGTCCTCGTCGAACAGGCTGCAGGCGGATTCCCAGGACGGCGCGGTAATCAACGAATAGGCAGCCCCCAGCGCGCCGAGATGCTCGCGCAGCAATTGGACCCACTGCGGCGCTTCCGCCAGCAGGAGCAGGCGCGTTGGTTCCACCGACGCAGCCAAGCGACCCCCATCCATCGAAAAGGAACGATTCCCGAGCGCCATTCCGTGCGCCGGTCGCCCCGGTTGTGAACACCGCCGCTGCTGGCTGTAAGCCAGATCCTATGCGGGATTCGGAGAAACTCTTCAGAGTTTTCTTCAAGTAATGCCGGTACAAGCCTAATACAAGAGTGAATTTATCCAAAACAGCGAAGCTCGACAGCGTCACAGATTGCCGCTTTTCCGGCCGCCGCCACAGGCTCCCCCCGCCGTCCTGTTAGAATGGCCGCCCTCTTCGCAACAGATTCCCCCACGCCTCATGTCCCGACTCAATCCCCGGCAGCAGGAAGCCGTGAACTACGTCGGCGGCCCCTTGCTGGTGCTTGCCGGTGCCGGCTCCGGCAAGACCAGCGTGATCACCCGCAAGATCGCCTACCTGGTCCAGCAGTGCGGTATCCGCGCCCAATACATAGTCGCGGTGACCTTCACCAACAAGGCCGCACGCGAGATGAAGGAGCGCGTCAGCACCCTGCTGCGCCCCGGCGAAGGCAAGGGCCTGACGGTCTCCACCTTCCACAACCTGGGCCTGAACATCATCCGCAAGGAATACGCCGCGCTCGGCTACAAGCCGGGGTTCTCGATCTTCGACGAGAGCGACGTGAAGGCGCTGATGACGGACATCATGCAGAAGGAGTACTCCGGGGACGACGGCATTGACGAGATCAAGAACCTCATCGGCGCCTGGAAGAACGACCTGATCCTGCCGGAAGAGGCGCTGGAGAAGGCGCGCAACCCCAAGGAACAGACCGCGGCGATGGTCTACCTGCACTACCAGCGCACCCTGCGCGCGTACAACGCGGTGGACTTCGACGACCTCATCCTGCAGCCGGTGAAGCTGTTCCAGAACCACCCGGACATCCTGGAAAAGTGGCGCAACCGCGTGCGCTACATGCTGGTCGACGAATACCAGGACACCAACGCCAGCCAGTACCTGCTGGTGAAGATGCTGGTGCAGCAGCGCGCGCACTTCACCGTGGTGGGCGACGACGACCAGTCGATCTACGCCTGGCGCGGCGCGCGCCCGGAAAACCTGATGCAGCTGAAGGAAGACTTCCCTTCGCTGAAGGTGGTGATGCTGGAGCAGAACTACCGCTCCACCAGCCGCATCCTCAAATGCGCCAACATCCTCATCGCCAACAACCCGCACGTCTTCGAGAAACAGCTGTGGAGCGAGATGGGCGAAGGCGACCCGATCCGCGTGATCCGCTGCCGCAACGAGGAAGCCGAGGCCGAGCGGGTGGCGATGGAAATCCTCACCATCCACCTCAAGACGCAGCGACCCTACAGCGAATTCGCCATCCTCTACCGCGGCAACTACCAGGCCAAGCTGATCGAGCTGAAGCTGCAGCACCACCAGATTCCCTACCGCCTCTCCGGCGGCACCAGCTTCTTCGGCCGCCAGGAAGTGAAGGACGTGATGTCCTACTTCCGCCTGCTGGTGAACCCGGACGACGACAACGCCTTCCTGCGGGTGATCAACGTGCCGCGCCGGGAGATCGGCTCCACCACCCTGGAGAAACTCGGCAACTACGCCACCGAGCGCGGCATCTCGATGTTCGCCGCCGCCGGTGAACTGGGCCTGTCCGAGCACCTGGACAATCGCTATGTCGAACGCCTGCAGCGCTTCAAGCGCTTCATCGACAAGGTCCGCGAGCAATGCGCCGGCAACGATCCCATCGGCGCACTGCGCAGCATGGTGATGGACATCGACTACGAGAACTGGCTGCGGCAGAACGCCTCCAGCGACAAGGTCGCCGACTTCCGCATGGGTAACGTCTGGTTCCTCATCGAAGCGCTGAAGAACACCCTGGAGCGCGACGAAGAAGGCGACATGACCATCGAGCAGGCCATCGCCAAGCTGGTCCTGCGCGACATGCTCGAGCGCCAGCAGGAGGAAGAGGAAGGCGCCGAAGGCGTGCAGATGATGACCCTGCACGCCTCCAAGGGCCTGGAATTCCCCTACGTGTTCATCCTCGGCGTGGAGGAGGAAATCCTCCCGCACCGTTCCAGCATCGAGGCCGACACCATCGAGGAAGAGCGCCGCCTGGCCTACGTCGGCATCACCCGGGCGAAGAAGAACCTGGCGATGACCTTCGCCGCCAAGCGCAAGCAGTACGGCGAGATCATCGACTGCTCGCCGAGTCGCTTCCTTGACGAATTGCCGCCCGAAGACCTGGTCTGGGAAGGCCAGGAAGACGCACCGCAGGAAGTGAAGGCAGCCAAGGGCAACGCAGCACTGGCGGATATCCGCGCACTGCTCAAGCGCTGACCGACGAACCTGTAGGAGCGGACCTTGTCCGCGATCGCGGGCATGGCCCGCTCCTACAGGGGGCATGGGTGTTGGGGTTTTCGCGGATAACATCCGCTCCTACGATTCCGACAGCGACCCACAAGCTGTCCACTTGATCAGCTTTTACTTCCGTCGGGAGGTCGCGCAATCCGCCGCGTCCGAGGTAGAATTACGCGCTTCACCAGCGGCAGCAGCTCCGCCAGGAAGCACGCAAATTGAACATCCTCAAAGACAAGATTCGCAGCGAAGGCATCGTCCTCTCCGACCAGGTTCTCAAGGTAGACGCCTTCCTCAACCACCAGATCGACCCGCTGCTGATGAAGCACATCGGCCATGAGTTCGCCGAGCGCTTCAAGAACCAGGGCATCACCAAGATCGTCACCATCGAGGCCTCGGGCATCGCCCCGGCGGTCATGGCCGGCCTGGAGCTGGGCATTCCGGTGATCTTCGCCCGCAAGTTCCAATCGCTGACGCTGAAGAACGACCTGCTGATCTCCAAGGTGTTCTCCTTCACCAAGCAGACCGAAAGCACCATTGCCATCTCGGCGCGCCACCTGACCAGTGCCGACCACGTGCTGGTGATCGACGACTTCCTCGCCAACGGCCACGCCGCCAAGGCGCTGATCGACCTGATCGGCCAGGCCGGGGCGAGCGTCGCCGGCATGGGCATCGTCATCGAGAAATCGTTCCAGGACGGCCGCGCGCTGCTGGAAAGCGAAGGCTACCGCGTGGAATCGCTGGCGCGTGTGAAGTCTCTGGCGAACGGCCAGGTCGAGTTCCTCGACGACTGACCGGCTGCTCGCGAACAGCACACATGAAAAAGCCGCCCGTGGGCGGCTTTTTCGTTGTCTGGCGTCGGATCAGAGGCCGGACATGTGCTTGATCGCACCTTTGAGCTCGGCATCCGAGCAATCGGCGCAGGTGCCTTTCGGCGGCATGGCATTGAAGCCGGAGATCGCCT is a genomic window of Pseudomonas knackmussii B13 containing:
- the rep gene encoding DNA helicase Rep, with translation MSRLNPRQQEAVNYVGGPLLVLAGAGSGKTSVITRKIAYLVQQCGIRAQYIVAVTFTNKAAREMKERVSTLLRPGEGKGLTVSTFHNLGLNIIRKEYAALGYKPGFSIFDESDVKALMTDIMQKEYSGDDGIDEIKNLIGAWKNDLILPEEALEKARNPKEQTAAMVYLHYQRTLRAYNAVDFDDLILQPVKLFQNHPDILEKWRNRVRYMLVDEYQDTNASQYLLVKMLVQQRAHFTVVGDDDQSIYAWRGARPENLMQLKEDFPSLKVVMLEQNYRSTSRILKCANILIANNPHVFEKQLWSEMGEGDPIRVIRCRNEEAEAERVAMEILTIHLKTQRPYSEFAILYRGNYQAKLIELKLQHHQIPYRLSGGTSFFGRQEVKDVMSYFRLLVNPDDDNAFLRVINVPRREIGSTTLEKLGNYATERGISMFAAAGELGLSEHLDNRYVERLQRFKRFIDKVREQCAGNDPIGALRSMVMDIDYENWLRQNASSDKVADFRMGNVWFLIEALKNTLERDEEGDMTIEQAIAKLVLRDMLERQQEEEEGAEGVQMMTLHASKGLEFPYVFILGVEEEILPHRSSIEADTIEEERRLAYVGITRAKKNLAMTFAAKRKQYGEIIDCSPSRFLDELPPEDLVWEGQEDAPQEVKAAKGNAALADIRALLKR
- a CDS encoding xanthine phosphoribosyltransferase — encoded protein: MNILKDKIRSEGIVLSDQVLKVDAFLNHQIDPLLMKHIGHEFAERFKNQGITKIVTIEASGIAPAVMAGLELGIPVIFARKFQSLTLKNDLLISKVFSFTKQTESTIAISARHLTSADHVLVIDDFLANGHAAKALIDLIGQAGASVAGMGIVIEKSFQDGRALLESEGYRVESLARVKSLANGQVEFLDD
- a CDS encoding putative bifunctional diguanylate cyclase/phosphodiesterase, with the protein product MAASVEPTRLLLLAEAPQWVQLLREHLGALGAAYSLITAPSWESACSLFDEDQVGLLLATPDKLPSSGQCGLPMIVLLEREPATAPAGVADWLVPETLNGEVLRRALRYARERSNLQFTLQRLAEQDPLTGIANRQGFQTLLAARLAEFQGRGLALGHLDLDNFRHVNDALGHQGGDRLILQVVARLKGQLEHGDSLARLGSDEFALLLDTRRDPARVERLAERIVEVLGEPYWVEGESLLLGCSLGVAHARSGDSADTLMWHAHIAMQQAKIRQGCTFHLFDERINRGARSLADLESELRRALRRDELELHYQPRLDLASGSIVGLEALVRWRHPQRGLLTPGDFVPLAEESGLIVPLGYWVISRALRDMQWLLGRGLPPLHMAINLSFRQFQDSQLLPTLQRLIQERGVDARWLEFELTETAVMRRSDQVLQTMQALGQLGVRFSLDDFGTGFSSFVHLNSLPITLLKIDKSFVGGMHERAENRQLVRAMINLAHNLNLEVVAEGVECADQQQQLRQFGCDQVQGYWISRPLPLAELARFLVFGAGRALRQQDPVGN